The Polynucleobacter sp. MWH-CaK5 region AATATAAAGTGACCATCAAGCCATCTCCTATCGTGACAGTTAATGAGCTCACCACCCTTCGCGAAAAACTAGGTCTCTCAAGACCAGTCTTTGCTAGCTTCATTCGCACCAACCCAAGAACAGTTGAAAACTGGGAGCAAGGTCGAGCTAAACCAAATGCTCAAGCTGCACTCATCATTAAATTGGTTTCTAAATATCCTCAAACATTTGAGATGCTGGCAAGTATCTAAGAGGCCTGCCACTCCAGAGTGAATCTCGGACCCTCAGTGGTCTGCCAGTCTGCGCTGATGCCAATACCGGCTACAGCCACAAGCTCTTCGCCGATATAGAGCAGTGGCACATCACGTTGCCATGGTGGAATGGCAGCTTCTTGGTAGAGATTTTTTAGGCTTTTTCTAGGTCTTTTTAAATCCACCTTGAATTTTTCGCCGCCCTCTCTTGCCATGGTGTTGATCAGACCTTT contains the following coding sequences:
- a CDS encoding DNA-binding transcriptional regulator, whose protein sequence is MKKRDLFSELSEGVDALKKERTGKLTLKKYKVTIKPSPIVTVNELTTLREKLGLSRPVFASFIRTNPRTVENWEQGRAKPNAQAALIIKLVSKYPQTFEMLASI